The following proteins come from a genomic window of Bacillota bacterium:
- a CDS encoding methyltetrahydrofolate cobalamin methyltransferase, producing the protein MGFIMIGERINGMFKDIGEAVAKFDPKPIQHWAIKQTEAGAHYLDVNVGPTAEDRVKSMRWMVEVIQEVCDTPLCLDSTNYDAIEAGLEVCKKPAIINSCPAERPKIERVFPMAKKYGASIIALTMDKSGIPKSADMRVQFAMELVAAADEFGLSPEDLFIDPLILPCNVAQDHAPEVLEALRQIKQLSDPPPRTTLGLSNVSQNTLDRPLINRTYCVMAITCGLDSAIMDVNDDALVDAIATADMLLNRAIYCDSYAKVFRQR; encoded by the coding sequence ATGGGCTTCATAATGATTGGTGAGCGGATCAACGGGATGTTTAAGGACATCGGGGAAGCGGTAGCCAAGTTTGACCCCAAGCCGATCCAGCACTGGGCAATTAAGCAAACCGAGGCAGGCGCCCATTACCTCGATGTCAATGTGGGTCCGACGGCGGAAGACAGAGTGAAATCAATGCGCTGGATGGTGGAGGTAATCCAGGAGGTATGTGATACACCTCTCTGCCTGGACTCCACTAACTACGATGCCATCGAAGCAGGATTGGAAGTTTGCAAGAAACCGGCAATTATCAACTCCTGTCCAGCCGAGCGGCCGAAGATTGAGCGCGTTTTTCCAATGGCAAAAAAGTACGGAGCAAGTATTATTGCTTTAACCATGGATAAGTCCGGAATTCCCAAGAGCGCCGACATGCGCGTTCAGTTTGCAATGGAACTGGTAGCCGCGGCCGATGAGTTTGGCCTCTCGCCGGAGGATCTCTTTATTGACCCGCTTATTCTCCCCTGCAACGTAGCCCAGGATCATGCTCCCGAAGTCCTTGAAGCACTGCGGCAAATTAAGCAGCTTTCCGATCCTCCACCGCGGACAACTCTGGGATTGAGCAACGTTTCCCAAAATACTCTTGATCGTCCCCTGATCAACCGCACTTACTGTGTCATGGCAATTACATGCGGTCTTGACTCTGCCATCATGGATGTTAATGACGATGCCCTTGTAGATGCAATTGCAACAGCTGATATGCTGCTGAACAGGGCCATTTACTGCGACTCCTACGCGAAAGTTTTCCGGCAAAGGTAA